A window of the Daphnia magna isolate NIES unplaced genomic scaffold, ASM2063170v1.1 Dm_contigs368, whole genome shotgun sequence genome harbors these coding sequences:
- the LOC123468525 gene encoding LOW QUALITY PROTEIN: uncharacterized protein LOC123468525 (The sequence of the model RefSeq protein was modified relative to this genomic sequence to represent the inferred CDS: deleted 2 bases in 1 codon) — MNDDDVITGGSRIPRTPIQPSVPQINVPRPSEPTVARSLNFDKLHVEPQIAPDTCPACTTPKPISEPASKPASSVVSTQPSRVSSQLSKLRSNGAYEAVARLDLVSRRKPRGSFAYGTVSEKRSPSIFARIAARISPAKSPPKVSPKSSSVAKTVLGFFTRNSPNGKSTEPEPTTSIQQNQEQSTEDIPAKNEPASVPYPCDQEPEGERSELSVDRSEDLGTANLVDSRHPSIEPLFTRTESNDGVDRTYDPAETSDVDPTGETTRTGEENNPIGSPSVRADIDLHITCETIPDISAESNSLHHGTARRDTTETRDNLSLVSEFCNFHQTPRRTLPTSNERSERVILPLRSSATDPSTVVPDRHPQFNLLPAGATPADSAGTANPGNQLVAEEIGQLPGSSQPEQRAVGGGDQTNTLPNQGPIATVPTIPYGGGRTSTTRGPTTSTPSRGEDRSPSTTGAIRRPPPYSLLPSSMFDPTPTHTDYATQERRRRYSESRSSTNSITTQSHNSRQENLRAQETNPKNMAQCPSPSRAATARDLDDLQNNQHTFSRLQLLPSFSGSPLTRFDSWLESFEAIVDTSGWSGEKIVQMLRAKLTDRAFSVIQAILKDLPHDYDSVKEALLDHFHGDENVDLYLKKFNKAKRKPGEKIVDYAFRLQEIFKRAYPVAHSEKSFAIILMQKFIEGLDSKLQTKVKYKDFKDFGELVTSTRTYASRLEALETDRERQEFIRSIDGTHGTNSAELTELKQMIVDQKEMMMKAVANVHHEDKPVVEKKTESEQIRDVLSELVQSVKKLHLNRKDVSYPSNTQYRKQVSFQPTLANQQDGNVRAPQQRFNNNNGNRQFVNSQNSSTNSSPPAPRPPNDFNNRPLQSSVVCNFCGYRGHIQADCRRYQRQGLEQAQPPICYSCRDIGHRSNNCPKFRNNNRPHSRFSSTSGKPVGINCSFGSVDEEPPRKSRQVAKLTTITNESTPRIPLKIFQVPFQALFDTGASKSILHERLFKKLPPRGQAICSQLDFDLYDVGENKLHTLGKVTLPVGYGETILQQEFIVTNGVSEDCILGWDAIQKHGFQLDGETKSIYLARDGQGPSSIFRVPEMAVTAVKKTTLPRQTSLVTVGQLKGSFPYVPPNSAFIFTPCENLPNGIYIEEFIGKVSGDGAYNIIVENHSLQQVTIPRNTKLGVIEIAQQIIGKVALNTSEIKPIESREPIVISEVDPEFHFKHRSLNY; from the exons atgaatgatgatgatgttattactggcgggTCTAGAATTCCACGAACTCCCATACAACCCAGTGTGCCCCAAATTAATGTTCCCCGGCCCAGTGAGCCAACTGTTGCTAGATCGCTTAATTTTGATAAGTTGCATGTTGAACCCCAAATTGCACCTGATACATGTCCAGCTTGTACCACTCCCAAACCAATTTCTGAACCGGCTAGTAAACCCGCTTCTTCCGTTGTAAGTACACAACCATCTAGAGTTAGTTCTCAGTTAAGTAAGCTTAGGTCTAACGGTGCGTACGAAGCCGTAGCTCGTCTTGATCTTGTTTCCAGACGGAAACCCAGAGGTAGTTTTGCCTATGGAACCGTTTCAGAGAAGCGTTCACCCtctatttttgctagaattgctgcgcgtatttctccagctaagtctcctccaaaagtttcgcctaagtctagttcagtagcaaaaactgtgttagggtttttcacgaggaactccccgaatggaaaatcaactgaacctgagcctacgacatctattcaacaaaatcaagaacaatcaacagaagatattccagccAAAAACGAGCCAGCTTCCGTACCTTAtccttgcgatcaagagcctgaaggagagagaagcgaACTTTCAGTCGACCGATCCGAAGACCTGggtacagctaatttggttgattcaagacatccGTCTATCGAACCACTATTTACCCGAACCGAATCCAACGACGGTGTGGACAGAACCTACGATCCTGCTGAGACatctgacgtcgatcctacaggtgaaactacacgcacaggtgaagaaaacaacccaATCGGAAGCCCAAGCGTCCGTGCTGACATCGATCTTCATATCACATGCGAGACAATTCCTGATATTTCTGCTGAGTCAAATTCACTACATCACGGAACTGCAAGGCGTGACACCACAGAAACACGAGACAATCTTAGCCTCGTTTCAGAATTTTGCAACTTCCATCAGACACCGAGAAGAACGCTACCTACATCTAACGAacgaagtgagagagttaTCCTCCCACTTAGAAGTTCAGCTACTGACCCATCAACAGTCGTTCCTGATAGACATCCGCAATTTAATCTTCTACCTGCGGGAGCTACGCCTGCTGACTCCGCTGGAACCGCTAATCCCGGAAATCAACTCGTTGCTGAGGAAATTGGACAACTTCCCGGGAGCAGTCAACCCGAACAACGTGCAGTTGGCGgaggagatcaaacaaacactcTCCCAAATCAAGGACCAATTGCCACGGTTCCTACCATCCCATACGGCGGAGGACGTACCTCAACCACCCGCGGCCCAACAACCAGCACACCATCAAGAGGAGAGGACCGTTCGCCGTCCACGACAGGTGCGATTCGCCGACCACCGCCCTATTCGCTTCTCCCGTCGTCGATGTTCGACCCGACGCCCACGCATACTGATTACGCCACCCAGGAGCGTCGCAGACGTTACAGCGAATCTCGATCATCTACGAACAGCATTACAACACAATCTCACAATTCAAGACAGGAGAACTTAAGAGCGCAAGAAACAAATCCTAAGAACATGGCTCAATGTCCTTCCCCTAGTAGAGCAGCTACAGCTAGAGATCTTGATGATCTCCAGAATAATCAGCATACCTTTTCCCGTTTGCAGTTACTTCCTTCGTTTTCCGGAAGTCCACTTACGCGTTTCGACTCTTGGCTAGAATCTTTCGAAGCTATAGTAGACACATCAGGATGGTCAGGAGAGAAAATTGTCCAAATGCTTCGTGCTAAGTTAAcagacagagctttttccgtAATTCAGGCCATTTTGAAAGATCTTCCGCATGATTATGATTCGGTCAAAGAAGCTTTGCTCGATCATTTTCACGGCGacgaaaatgttgatttatatcttaAGAAATTTAACAAAGCTAAGCGTAAGCCAGGAGAAAAGATCGTTGATTATGCCTTTCGACTTCAGGAAATTTTCAAGCGTGCATATCCTGTAGCTCACTCTGAGAAGTCTTTTGCAATCATTTTAATGCAGAAATTTATTGAAGGCTTAGATTCCAAACTACAGACGAAAGTTAAGTATAAGGACTTTAAGGATTTTGGCGAACTAGTTACTTCAACACGGACGTATGCTAGTAGACTAGAAGCGTTAGAAACAGATCGTGAAAGGCAGGAGTTTATTCGGTCTATTGATGGCACACATGGCACCAATAGCGCAGAATTGACAGAGCTTAAGCAAATGATAGTAGATcagaaagaaatgatgatgaaggCAGTGGCTAACGTTCACCATGAAGACAAGCCTGttgtggaaaagaaaactgaaagtgAGCAGATTAGGGACGTTCTTAGTGAACTCGTGCAGAGCGTAAAGAAACTCCATCTCAATAGGAAAGACGTCTCATATCCTTCAAACACACAGTATAGGAAACAGGTCTCGTTTCAACCGACTTTAGCTAATCAGCAAGATGGTAACGTGAGAGCTCCGCAGCAGCGCTTCAATAACAATAatggaaatagacaatttgtAAACTCCCAAAATAGTTCTACAAACAGTAGTCCGCCAGCCCCCAGACCTccaaatgatttcaataatCGACCTTTACAGTCGTCGGttgtttgcaatttttgcGGTTACCGAGGTCATATTCAGGCAGATTGTCGCCGTTATCAACGTCAAggactagaacaagctcagccgcctatttgttattcttgccgtgaCATCGGGCATAGATCTAACAATTGTCCTAAGTTCAGAAACAATAATAGACCT CATTCCCGGTTCTCCTCAACATCAGGAAAACCAGTAggaatcaactgtagcttcgggtcagttgatgaagagcctccccgcaaatcccgacaagtcgcaaaattaacaacaattacgaatgaatcgactccaagaattccgttaaagattttccaggtcccgttccaagcattattcgatacaggcgcgtctaaaagcaTTTTACATGAACGTTTATTTAAGAAGTTaccccctagaggtcaggcGATCTGCAGCCAGCTTGACttcgatttatatgatgtaggaGAAAATAAGTTACATACGctgggaaaagtgactctgcccgttggatacggggagacaattttacagcaagaatttattgttacaaacggtgtttctgaagattgtatccttggatgggacgcaatCCAGAAGCATGGTTTTcagcttgatggagaaacaAAGAGTATTTACTtagctagagatgggcaaggcccctcttctatttttagggtgccggaaatggcagttacagcagtcaaaaagacgacgttacctcgtcagacgtcgctagTAACTGTAGGCCAATTgaagggttcatttccgtatgtacCTCCGAATTCGGCATTTATCTTCACACCATGTGAGAATTTGCCAAATGGaatttatattgaagaatttataggaaaggtatcgggagatggagcATATAACATTATAGTCGAGAATCATTCGTTACAGCAAGTCACAATTCCACGAAACACCAAGTTAGGCGTTATTGAAATCGCTCAGCAGATTATCGGAAAAGTAGCGTTAAATACATCAGAAATTAAGCCCATAGAATCAAGAgagcctattgtaatttcggaAGTCGACCCGGAATTTCATTTCAAGCACCGCTCTCtcaattattaa